The sequence TACTAAACGGCGAGCCACGGCGCCTTGCCAAGTGGGGACCTTTTGAAATCACGCGGTCACTTCAAGGTACGCCACTCTTTAAGCGCCAGGATGGTTCGGGAATGTTGTCTCCCGGTGATCCGATTCGTTTACTGTGGGATATTGAGCATGCGTACCCTCAAATGTCGGTTTAATGGCGTGACCGGTCTGGGAGGTAGGTAACAAAAAGTCCGGAGACATGGGTGACACCTTGTGGCGGGTAAGTTTGCCATATTCGTTCTCAATGCGCACGTCTCGTTCATGTAGCCGGCTGACGATAGGCGCGGGTGTTCGCCGAATAATTAACTATGCTTGAGATAGGGCAAAAAACCCCTGACTACCCGCATGGATATGGCTTCTGGCAATGCGGATGTGGGAAGAAAACAAAACCGCTGTATTTCGGTAACTACGCGCGGTACGCGAACGTCACGCACCACCCAAACCCAATGCAGGATCAGAAGCTACGACGTTATCTTCCCCAGATAAGCCGTAAGCGCAAGGCCGCCTCCCACGCAGTATCCGTGGGACATCCAGAACCCAAACCCAAGGGGGATCCCGATCTTCTTTCTTCGGTAGAGGTCGGTGACGTAGTTCCTGGCTTTGAAAAAGGGTGGGGTTATTGCCAGTGCGGCTGTGGCGGCCAAACACGAATATACAAGGGGGGCGCGCGTCGATTTATTGTGGGGCACTCTTCGAAGACGCCAGAGTTTCGATTAGCCCAGAGCCTTAGGGCGGCTGAGCAGGCCAGAGAAGCCGACTTTTCGCCCTATGACCGCATTGGGCGTTCCGTCCGTGGAACCCACTTTAGTCCGAAACTTGGCCGACCTGTCAACTTTATGTCTTTGTACGAGAAGAAGGCTTTCGAGATCTTGGACGATATGCAGAATGTTTTAAGCTTTGAAGAGCAACCATTTAATCTCTCATATTTCTATAATGGAAGTCAGTGCACATATGTTCCAGATGTCCTTGTCTGTGTTGCTGACGGCAGAAAGGTTCTATTAGAAATCA comes from Candidatus Methylomirabilis lanthanidiphila and encodes:
- a CDS encoding hypothetical protein (TnsA endonuclease N terminal), with translation MLEIGQKTPDYPHGYGFWQCGCGKKTKPLYFGNYARYANVTHHPNPMQDQKLRRYLPQISRKRKAASHAVSVGHPEPKPKGDPDLLSSVEVGDVVPGFEKGWGYCQCGCGGQTRIYKGGARRFIVGHSSKTPEFRLAQSLRAAEQAREADFSPYDRIGRSVRGTHFSPKLGRPVNFMSLYEKKAFEILDDMQNVLSFEEQPFNLSYFYNGSQCTYVPDVLVCVADGRKVLLEIKPESRLGSPRVQAKHAAAEAFCRNKGMFFMVVTESQLFKEQRIEFGEPSVGAYGVSAAARP